A genomic region of Chloroflexota bacterium contains the following coding sequences:
- a CDS encoding Nramp family divalent metal transporter codes for MKFWKRIPNKKFLAFLAIMGPGLVTSTADNDAGGIATYATVGAAYGYQMLWILLLITISLAVVQEMIARMGVVTGKGLSDLIREEFGVKTTAFAMLTLLVANVATTIAEFAGIAAASELLGIPKWIAVLLSALFVWFIVVRGNYKRAEKIFLALSLVFIAYVFAGFLAKPDWGDVARGLVTPTIVPETKFFLLFIATVGTTITPWMQFYLQGSIVDKGLKVEEYAYARADVLFGALVTDFFSFFMIVATGATLYVSGNRVIDSAAQAAAALVPIAGELAGEMFALGLLGASLLAASILPLSTAYAVCEAFGWERGVNQTWEDAPVFYGLYTGMIVIGAAVALIPDVPLITLLLASQTVNGILLPVILVLMLRLANIKRLMGKYANSRLANIIGWGTALIVIAATIVLLVSTALGF; via the coding sequence ATGAAATTCTGGAAACGGATCCCCAACAAAAAGTTTTTGGCGTTCCTCGCGATCATGGGACCGGGCTTGGTCACTTCGACCGCCGACAACGACGCGGGCGGCATCGCAACGTACGCGACGGTCGGCGCGGCGTACGGCTATCAGATGCTCTGGATTCTCCTGCTCATCACGATCTCGCTCGCGGTTGTGCAGGAAATGATCGCGCGCATGGGCGTCGTCACGGGCAAGGGCTTGAGCGATTTGATTCGCGAAGAGTTCGGCGTCAAGACGACTGCATTTGCGATGCTAACACTACTCGTCGCGAATGTCGCGACGACGATCGCGGAATTCGCCGGCATCGCCGCGGCGAGCGAACTGCTCGGCATCCCCAAATGGATCGCGGTACTGCTGTCGGCGTTGTTCGTGTGGTTCATCGTCGTGCGCGGCAATTACAAACGCGCGGAAAAAATTTTCCTCGCGCTCTCGCTCGTGTTCATCGCGTACGTGTTTGCTGGATTTCTCGCCAAGCCAGACTGGGGGGATGTCGCGCGCGGATTGGTCACACCGACCATCGTGCCCGAAACGAAATTCTTCCTGCTCTTCATCGCGACCGTCGGCACGACAATTACACCGTGGATGCAATTTTACCTGCAAGGTTCGATTGTGGACAAGGGGCTTAAGGTCGAGGAATATGCGTACGCGCGCGCGGACGTATTGTTCGGCGCGTTGGTCACCGATTTCTTTTCGTTCTTTATGATCGTGGCAACCGGCGCGACGTTGTACGTCAGCGGCAATCGCGTGATTGATTCTGCCGCGCAAGCCGCCGCGGCGCTCGTGCCGATTGCTGGCGAACTTGCCGGCGAGATGTTCGCGCTCGGCTTACTCGGCGCGTCATTACTTGCCGCGAGCATCTTGCCGCTTTCGACCGCGTACGCGGTCTGCGAGGCGTTCGGCTGGGAGCGCGGCGTAAATCAAACCTGGGAAGATGCGCCGGTTTTCTACGGACTCTACACCGGCATGATCGTGATCGGCGCGGCGGTCGCGCTAATTCCCGATGTGCCGCTCATTACTTTGCTGCTCGCGTCGCAAACAGTCAATGGCATTCTGTTGCCGGTGATTTTGGTCTTGATGCTCCGACTTGCGAATATCAAACGTTTGATGGGCAAGTATGCCAACTCGCGTCTGGCGAATATTATCGGGTGGGGTACCGCCCTCATCGTCATCGCCGCGACGATTGTGTTGTTGGTCAGCACGG
- a CDS encoding CBS domain-containing protein, which yields MAYLSELIGREVRDTKGTLIGVLNDLLIGPDNENEPYPRVVALAVKRNGGEPSLLPWEGAEDLAGSKIILQKPPSMSYTPKGTEVYLNRDVLDKQVIDTNGFRVVRVNDLELARIGNDYRLVNVDVGGRGLLRRLGWEDLSERVVGLVRRELPSRAIAWTDLGFIPRGDLQVRVARTKLKELHAADIAEILEDMRPRDAGAVMRDLSDEKVADVMEELEPEFQAEVLETFTNERAADIVEEMEPDAAADVLQEMEEDRREQVLNLMEPDEKAEVKELLAHPENTAGGLMTTKYVTVPPGITVAQALQHLREIAAAKEAETIYYVYVVDVEEHLLGVFSLSDLVLTPPEQRVDDIMHRRPIRMQLDTAPSEVLEAMTRYNLLALPVVDADNRLQGIVTAEDALQMILPSEWKIKLPRLFK from the coding sequence ATGGCATACCTGAGCGAACTCATCGGACGCGAGGTGCGCGATACGAAAGGCACGCTGATCGGCGTGCTCAACGATTTGCTCATCGGACCCGACAACGAGAACGAACCGTACCCGCGCGTCGTCGCGCTGGCGGTCAAACGCAACGGCGGCGAGCCGTCCTTGTTACCCTGGGAAGGCGCGGAAGACCTCGCGGGAAGTAAAATTATTCTGCAAAAACCTCCCTCCATGTCGTACACTCCGAAAGGCACCGAAGTTTACCTCAACCGCGACGTCCTCGACAAGCAAGTGATTGACACGAACGGCTTTCGCGTCGTGCGTGTCAATGATCTCGAACTCGCGCGCATCGGCAACGATTATCGCTTGGTCAATGTGGACGTGGGCGGACGCGGGCTTTTGCGCCGGCTCGGTTGGGAAGACCTTTCCGAACGCGTCGTCGGACTCGTTCGCCGCGAACTGCCCTCGCGCGCGATCGCGTGGACCGACCTGGGTTTCATTCCGCGCGGCGATCTCCAAGTGCGCGTGGCGCGCACCAAACTCAAAGAACTGCACGCGGCAGATATCGCGGAAATTTTGGAGGACATGCGTCCGCGCGACGCGGGCGCGGTGATGCGCGATCTGTCCGACGAAAAAGTCGCGGACGTGATGGAAGAACTCGAACCCGAGTTCCAAGCCGAGGTGCTCGAAACATTTACGAACGAACGCGCGGCGGACATTGTCGAAGAGATGGAGCCGGACGCGGCGGCGGACGTGTTGCAAGAGATGGAAGAGGATCGCCGCGAACAAGTGTTGAACTTGATGGAGCCGGACGAAAAAGCCGAGGTCAAGGAATTGCTCGCGCACCCCGAAAACACCGCCGGCGGTCTCATGACGACCAAGTACGTCACCGTGCCGCCCGGGATCACCGTCGCCCAGGCATTGCAACATTTGCGCGAGATCGCCGCGGCAAAGGAAGCCGAAACAATTTACTATGTCTATGTCGTAGACGTCGAAGAACATTTGCTGGGTGTTTTTTCGTTGAGCGATCTCGTGCTCACACCGCCGGAGCAACGCGTGGACGATATTATGCACCGCCGCCCCATTCGGATGCAACTCGATACCGCGCCGTCCGAAGTGCTCGAAGCGATGACGCGGTATAACTTGCTCGCGCTGCCAGTCGTGGACGCGGATAATCGCTTGCAGGGAATCGTCACGGCGGAAGACGCGCTTCAAATGATTCTGCCGAGCGAATGGAAAATCAAATTACCGCGGCTGTTCAAATGA
- a CDS encoding SDR family oxidoreductase, which translates to MAQERWALILGASSGFGAACSRALAEAGFNIFGAHFDLKTTLPRALQVKADIEAKGRTAMFFNKNIADDRNRAEIIAKIKEYFASVGGGSIECVLHSVAFGNLKPYIADKPDDAVDRKAMEMTLDVMANSLVYWTQDLVRAGLLGKGSKVFSMTSSGSHRVISGYGPVSAAKAALESHTRQLALELAPRGISVNTFQAGVTDTPAFRMIPGHDQVKQHIMRLHPDGRMTQPEDVAQTLVALMDPRIQWMTGTVIRVDGGEDNI; encoded by the coding sequence ATGGCACAAGAACGATGGGCACTCATTCTCGGCGCATCGAGCGGGTTTGGCGCGGCATGTTCGCGCGCGCTTGCCGAAGCCGGGTTCAACATTTTCGGCGCGCACTTTGATCTCAAGACGACGCTACCGCGCGCGTTGCAGGTAAAAGCCGACATCGAAGCGAAAGGGCGCACGGCAATGTTCTTCAACAAGAACATCGCCGATGATCGCAATCGCGCCGAGATCATTGCAAAGATCAAAGAGTACTTTGCCAGCGTGGGCGGCGGTTCGATTGAATGCGTCCTGCATTCGGTCGCGTTCGGCAACCTGAAACCGTACATCGCCGACAAGCCGGACGACGCGGTGGATCGCAAAGCGATGGAGATGACGCTCGACGTGATGGCGAACTCGCTCGTCTACTGGACGCAAGACCTGGTGCGCGCGGGCTTGCTCGGCAAAGGATCGAAAGTTTTTTCGATGACGAGTTCCGGTTCGCATCGTGTAATTTCCGGCTACGGTCCGGTCTCGGCGGCAAAAGCCGCGCTCGAATCGCACACGCGCCAACTCGCGCTCGAACTTGCGCCGCGCGGCATCAGCGTGAACACGTTCCAAGCCGGCGTCACCGATACGCCCGCATTCCGCATGATTCCCGGACACGATCAAGTGAAACAGCACATCATGCGACTGCATCCCGACGGACGAATGACCCAACCCGAAGATGTCGCGCAAACACTCGTCGCGTTGATGGACCCGCGCATCCAATGGATGACCGGCACCGTCATCCGCGTAGACGGCGGCGAAGACAATATCTGA
- a CDS encoding DinB family protein: MDVAYFQFLYDYNYWANGRLLRAAEGISDAQFIAPTAHSHGSLRGTLAHTMMAEWIWLSRWQGVSPTALIREEEFPTLAALIARWRDEETKLRAFLSGLTDADLTRVIHYTNTRGQAFARPLWEMLAHVVNHGTQHRAEASAMLTALGRSPGDWDFIYFADERSDFSLRSK; this comes from the coding sequence ATGGACGTTGCGTACTTTCAATTTCTGTACGACTATAATTATTGGGCGAACGGACGCCTGTTGCGCGCGGCAGAAGGTATCAGCGACGCGCAGTTTATCGCGCCGACCGCGCACAGCCATGGCAGTTTACGCGGCACGCTCGCGCATACGATGATGGCGGAATGGATCTGGCTCTCGCGCTGGCAAGGTGTTTCGCCGACTGCTCTCATTCGCGAAGAGGAATTCCCGACGCTCGCCGCGCTCATCGCGCGTTGGCGCGATGAGGAAACCAAACTGCGCGCGTTTCTCAGCGGGCTGACCGACGCGGATTTAACGCGCGTGATTCATTACACCAACACGCGCGGGCAGGCGTTCGCGCGACCATTGTGGGAGATGCTCGCGCATGTCGTCAATCACGGCACGCAACATCGCGCTGAAGCATCCGCGATGCTCACCGCGCTCGGTCGTTCGCCGGGCGATTGGGATTTCATCTACTTTGCCGACGAACGCAGCGATTTCTCGCTTCGCTCGAAATGA
- a CDS encoding zinc-dependent alcohol dehydrogenase family protein — MNAMLLRAPRAVNANPLEFAQVETPTPRANEIQIAVRVCGVCHTDLHTVEGEIPTYQLPIIPGHQIVGIVKQLGQDVTRFKLGDRVGVPWLYATDGVCEFCARGEENLCEGARFTGLHADGGYAEFCVVNENFAYNIPAVFTDAQAAPLLCGGVIGYRALRVCGVKPGERVGLYGFGSSAHIVIQIARRWDCDVYVFTRSDEHRALARALGATWVGRAEDTPPKLLDRAIVFAPVGELIVQALRVLRKGGTVAHAGIYSSPIPQFDYDLLYHERTVRSVANSTRRDVEELLNIAAEIPVRTEIETFPLHEANRVLQMLKASQIRGAAVLEIGS, encoded by the coding sequence ATGAACGCGATGCTTTTACGCGCACCACGTGCGGTGAACGCGAACCCACTCGAATTCGCGCAAGTCGAAACGCCGACGCCGCGCGCGAATGAAATCCAGATCGCGGTGCGCGTGTGCGGCGTGTGTCACACCGATCTGCACACCGTCGAAGGTGAAATCCCAACTTACCAATTACCAATTATTCCTGGGCATCAGATCGTCGGTATCGTAAAACAACTTGGGCAAGATGTTACGCGATTCAAACTCGGCGACCGCGTGGGCGTACCGTGGCTCTACGCGACGGACGGTGTGTGCGAGTTTTGCGCGCGCGGCGAGGAGAACCTGTGCGAGGGCGCGCGGTTCACCGGCTTGCACGCGGATGGCGGGTACGCCGAGTTTTGTGTCGTCAACGAAAACTTTGCGTACAACATTCCGGCGGTGTTCACGGACGCGCAAGCCGCGCCTCTGCTCTGCGGCGGTGTCATCGGGTACCGCGCGTTGCGCGTGTGCGGAGTGAAGCCGGGCGAGCGAGTCGGCTTGTATGGATTTGGTTCGAGCGCGCACATCGTCATCCAAATCGCGCGGCGCTGGGATTGCGATGTGTACGTGTTCACGCGCAGCGACGAGCATCGTGCGCTCGCGCGCGCGCTGGGCGCAACCTGGGTCGGGCGCGCGGAAGACACACCGCCCAAGTTGTTAGATCGCGCTATCGTGTTCGCGCCGGTGGGCGAATTGATCGTTCAAGCATTGCGCGTATTGCGAAAAGGCGGTACGGTCGCGCACGCAGGCATTTACAGTTCGCCGATTCCGCAATTCGATTATGATTTGTTGTACCACGAGCGCACCGTGCGTAGTGTCGCCAACAGCACGCGGCGCGATGTGGAGGAATTGCTGAACATCGCGGCGGAAATTCCGGTTCGCACCGAGATTGAAACATTTCCTTTGCACGAAGCGAATCGCGTTCTGCAAATGTTGAAGGCGAGTCAGATTCGCGGCGCGGCGGTGTTGGAGATTGGAAGTTAG